One genomic segment of Panicum virgatum strain AP13 chromosome 2N, P.virgatum_v5, whole genome shotgun sequence includes these proteins:
- the LOC120658099 gene encoding uncharacterized protein LOC120658099: MAYHRPSLLLRRRRSLPALSSLLVLLRHRPFASSPSPPSPPSPPSSKPPALSARLAFVFDQLDAIDRSRSSDLSARDAALRRIQSWRRPAPPPEAPPLEGEAGPRPEQGPEPDEPKKEAEAAVAAGDEVGRMSMEEVLRREVELVHPWPEWIELMERLAQQRYFDLGRAGGADEASMAAAVPMDLSEVSEEAGFDFSRDWTTVKNACMNFGRDRFDILKSLPRKDLQILVGHGCPSMDAKAVFSAKLIRKLVHLDEGDVCSSCNLRNVCSRGYILTRKEDEARTLDVMRILLIYGFDHIKETVENKPLLKLKSLKTVVRKLIHEIVKLSAVPIDPNLPPPVIRKPPPKVRQPPPPPKKRVGRDDVEMKKGDWLCPKCDFMNFAKNNVCLQCDAKRPKRQLLPGEWECPRCNFLNYRRNMSCFHCEHDRPADEYAKSQMEAKQSALRKRLEKPPRKSDVSSAWNFDFDDNESDGADVAAFEFADSSKARESSSADSMSYRDSARGSDDEDFRMAETMTKGRDNKLSERDSLPSSRVGFDDFDDEEDDIDSYELDLSKGSQAGGMSRMSYSDLENASDSEDFGEFDNSRKPRYATKDDIAVSADEDEFEDQPSLRSSHLADSWHKTRGRSGSNKYKRESFGSESDDGINSDLDEDIDEGLRSKRRHIQGRASVRHNALAYSDDEPFPDDMDSGMADRFQSRRTKSPTNTSDNLRGRSRNLNDRQSRGDRYSRTDRNEQSNGFNMHRGGPISDRSRRVRGNQLDNGSRGSQRNGRRNWDRSGDFHGRR, from the exons ATGGCGTACCACCGCCCATcgctgctcctccgccgccggcgcagcctCCCCGCCCTTTcctccctcctcgtcctcctgcgccaccgccccttcgcctcctctccctccccgccCTCGCCACCCTCGCCGCCCTCCTCTAAACCCCCCGCCCTCTCCGCCCgcctcgccttcgtcttcgacCAGCTCGACGCCATCGACCGCTCCCGCTCCTCCGACCTCTCGGCCCGcgacgccgccctccgccgcatCCAATCCtggcgccgccctgcgccgccccctgaggcgccgccgctggagggAGAGGCAGGACCGCGGCCAGAGCAGGGACCGGAACCCGACGAACCGAAGAAGGAAGCTGAGGCGGCAGTGGCAGCGGGCGATGAGGTGGGGAGGATGAGCATGGAGGAGGTGCTGCGGAGGGAGGTGGAGCTGGTGCACCCCTGGCCCGAGTGGATCGAACTGATGGAGCGGCTGGCTCAGCAGAGGTACTTCGACCTCGGGCGGGCCGGTGGTGCCGACGAGGCCTCAATGGCCGCAGCGGTGCCCATGGACCTCTCAGAGGTCAGCGAGGAGGCCGGGTTCGACTTCTCCAGGGACTGGACCACTGTTAAGAACGCCTGCATGAACTTTGGCCGCGACCGGTTCGACATCCTCAA ATCATTGCCAAGGAAGGATCTTCAGATATTGGTGGGCCATGGATGCCCCAGCATGGATGCAAAAGCTGTGTTTTCTGCAAAGCTGATCAGAAAACTTGTCCATCTTGATGAGGGTGAT GTATGTAGCTCTTGTAATTTACGAAATGTATGCTCGAGGGGTTACATCCTTACACGCAAAGAAGATGAAGCTAGGACCCTTGATGTTATGCGTATTTTATTGATCTACGGTTTTGATCACATAAAGGAAACCGTAGAGAACAAGCCTCTTCTCAAATTGAAATCTTTGAAGACTGTTGTCCGGAAATTAATACATGAGATTGTCAAGTTGAGCGCTGTTCCTATTGATCCTAATCTTCCACCCCCTGTAATAAGGAAACCTCCTCCTAAGGTGAGGCAACCACCTCCCCCACCAAAGAAGCGAGTCGGACGTGATGATGTAGAGATGAAGAAAGGAGATTGGCTCTGCCCTAA GTGTGACTTCATGAACTTTGCAAAAAACAATGTTTGCTTGCAGTGTGATGCTAAACGTCCAAAAAGGCAACTCCTCCCTGGAGAGTGGGAATGTCCTCG GTGCAATTTCTTGAACTATAGGCGGAATATGTCATGTTTCCATTGTGAGCACGACCGCCCTGCTGATGAGTATGCCAAGAGCCAAATGGAAGCAAAGCAATCGGCACTACGGAAAAGATTGGAAAAACCTCCACGCAAGTCTGATGTTTCTAGTGCATGGAACTTTGATTTTGATGATAATGAGTCAGACGGCGCTGATGTTGCTGCATTTGAGTTTGCTGATTCATCTAAAGCGAGGGAGAGCTCATCCGCAGACAGCATGTCCTATAGAGATTCTGCTAGAGGCTCAGATGACGAGGACTTCAGAATGGCTGAAACAATGACTAAGGGAAGAGATAATAAGTTATCAGAAAGAGATAGCTTGCCATCTTCTAGGGTTGGTtttgatgattttgatgatgaagaggatgacATTGATAGTTACGAACTTGACTTATCAAAAGGAAGTCAGGCTGGTGGAATGTCAAGGATGAGTTATTCTGATCTTGAGAATGCTTCTGATTCAGAAGATTTTGGTGAATTTGATAACAGTAGAAAGCCCAGATATGCAACCAAGGATGATATAGCAGTGTCTGCTGATGAGGATGAATTCGAGGATCAGCCTTCCCTGAGATCAAGTCATCTTGCTGATTCTTGGCATAAAACCAGAGGTCGGAGTGGTTCTAATAAATATAAAAGGGAATCTTTTGGATCAGAGAGTGATGACGGGATCAATTCCGATTTGGACGAGGACATTGACGAAGGTCTTAGAAGTAAACGAAGGCATATTCAGGGAAGAGCTTCTGTCAGGCACAATGCACTTGCCTATAGTGATGATGAACCATTTCCTGATGATATGGATTCTGGTATGGCTGATCGGTTCCAGTCTAGGCGGACTAAGTCTCCCACAAACACCAGTGATAACTTACGTGGCAGAAGCCGTAACTTGAATGATAGACAGTCTAGAGGGGATCGTTATAGTAGAACGGACCGGAACGAACAATCTAATGGTTTTAATATGCATCGTGGTGGGCCGATATCGGATAGGAGCCGCAGGGTTAGAGGTAATCAGCTAGATAATGGTTCAAGAGGTTCACAAAGAAATGGAAGAAGAAATTGGGATAGAAGTGGTGACTTCCATGGCAGGCGCTGA